The window ataaggcttgtgtAGAATATAAAACAATTGCATTGAAATAATATCACAGTGTACATTTTGACATTATAATTCAGCACACTTCTTCTACTAGTGCCCTAGAGCAGCATCATGAGAAGGAACTCTGCCATTCTCTTTACAGTCCTCGCCATTTTGCATTCACTTGGAACACTGGGGCGTAAGTAATCTTTGGTTATAATGGGTTTACCTGTTAAACAACCTTTAAAAGTTTAAGTCTACACATCTATTCTTAAGACTTGAagtctatacatatatattcacTTTCAAGACCAAGTTTATAATTTGTAAAGATGTTATTTTTATGCAGCCGACTTTATTTTTCAGGGACACAGTCTTCAGCAACTCATGGCGATTTATGTAAGAGAATATTGAATATTTCACATTTATACTTTCTATACATTTATACTATTTTGTATTATTCAAAAATGTAATCTTATTGATCGGAATAGAATTAATAACTTGTCAGGTTTTAAGACGTACATGTTACTTTAATGTTTTTATAAGTAATGCTAAATCTCTGTTTGCATGTATATACATAGTAATTAACCAGATCTTTTTGTAAGCAAGCATAGATGAATATTATTTctgtttgtatataaatatggcCTCTTACAACCAGTTCAACTCCTTACTTTCACGTTACTCTCAAATATTGGAACCGGCTGAATTGTATTATTGACCGAAGAACTGGGGAAGACGGGCTACTATCCCAAAGCTAGTAAGATTTGGGCTTTTTGGGGGGTCGTTAGGGTCGGCTGGTTACCCACCTAGGACAATCCCTACATGCCAAACATCAGAATCTTTGGGAGTTAACCTTGAGTGACGTCAATGATGCCAAACTGTATCCGGTAGCTTCCGTTCTGTTGGAGACATCAGCAGAGCTATCGTCCAGGATTCGCGACCTGAGCAGGCCAGTGACGAACGATTAATATGGCTGTCGTTGCCACCATTCCAAGATTACTATACCAGCTAGTTCCAGAACAGGGACTgaatattgattttattttcacaaaaactaaaatacgtgttttaaatgattaaaaacTTCTTTTGAACAGCCCATCCTCATGTTATAGGTCAGTGTTTTGATGAGGTAAACATTTACTGCCAGTGTTGCTGTGCTTGCAGATATTTAAAACTCCTACAGAAGAGAAATGTAAAGCTCcaaaatttcattcatattcTTCGAAttgtttacttctttttttttcccttttctgaGGAGGGCGCTATGTGATCGGTAACACACGTATTTGAAATGTTCTGCCTCTTGAAAAATGTAGGTCACTATAGGTTTAGATTTAAACCTCTTTCAAGTTAAGACCAAGTATGCTCTGATGTCATTGTTTCTCTAATGCTCTGCTGGATTATTGACCCTATAGTGTATTAAAAATTGCTGACAAATACTCcgatttaaaatgtttcttttttattcagAATGCTCAGCGAGAATTAaatctttgtttctctttgaaATCATTTAGCTATGCTGTTTGTACTTGACTCATAGTTCTCTCTGTGTAGTTCACAATACTTTACGTGTAGTCATGTCCCCTACATGCTTTCATCCAGTTCATCTCTCCTTCAGCTATCCCGATGTATTCGTGCCGTGCTGAAGCTGATGTGGTCTTTGTCATTGACTCCTCCACCAGTATCTCTCCGGATAATTTCAGGAAGATGTTGACCGTGGCTGCCACAATAACATCCAGTCTTAGAATCGGTAGAGACGGAATTAGGGTTGCCATGGTGATGTTTTCTGATGAAGGGAAAACAGTGTTCAATTTAAACAGTTATTACGATCCGACATTGATTCGCTTGGTacttgaaattttattttatcttttacactatctatctatccatctatctatctatctatctatctatctatctatctatctatctatctatctatctatctatctatctatatctatatctatatctatctatcaatctatctatctatctatctatctatatatatatatatatattatatatatatatatgtatatatatttgtttgtatgtgtgtgtgtgtatttatgttttctagttgtacatttatatatagtATTTATAGATAGACGTTTTAGGTTTAGTGTGTTATACTTTTAGACCTGTTATTGTTTTACTTTTCGTTGACCAATATACACACTTGATTTTATCAAGGCAATGATCAGTTCTAAGTATCTCGGTGGTAACACTTATTTAGACAGAGGCCTGACCGCTGCTTATAATCTTCTGAGTCCCATTGGAGGCGGAAGACTTAAAGCCATTAAAACAGTCCTAGTAATGACTGATGGACGCTCCAGCAACCCAGAAAGAAGTAAGTGATGTTGCGACAGAAAGAGTTCTCATTTCTTTACAAATACTAAATAAACACTGCATATGAAGAACAATGTCAAGTTAGTGATAATACTGTCGTGTTATAAGTGATAATACTGTCGTGTTATAAGTGATAATACTGTAGTGTTATAAGTGATAATACTGTCGTGTTATAAGTGATAATACTGTCGTGTTATAAGTGATAATACTGTCGTGTTATAAGTGATAATACTGTCGTGTTATGACTTGCTGTGGTAAGAATTGGGTCTACATTCTTTTGACTAAAGGAAATCGTTATCGACACTTTAATATCTGCATTTTCCGAAGCCACAAACATGAAAAGGGGTTACACTATAATTAAGTAagaatataatttataagataaaccATTGGGGATTTTAGCACTAAAGTTAAGAAATGCTGTGGCGATGTAATGGAGCTTATAGTAAAACCTCAGAAAATGAATGGAGGAAGATCACAAGagtttttcaaagaaattatgtCAAGGACGTAATATTGAAAGATCCCTGTtagttactaaaaaaaaaaataattagaaatttaacaattatgaaaaaaaaaatatgttatggTTTATTAAATAGTTCGCTTATTAACAGGTCATCATTTTGTACCCCGGGTACACCAAGAAGATTGAGGTGTACTGATGTGGATCCATAtatgaaaatcttcaataaaaaagatCATAGGACTCATTCAGTCTCTTGATTCATTGCATATAAAATAT of the Biomphalaria glabrata chromosome 11, xgBioGlab47.1, whole genome shotgun sequence genome contains:
- the LOC106054803 gene encoding collagen alpha-1(XII) chain-like, encoding MRRNSAILFTVLAILHSLGTLGRTQSSATHGDLSIPMYSCRAEADVVFVIDSSTSISPDNFRKMLTVAATITSSLRIGRDGIRVAMVMFSDEGKTVFNLNSYYDPTLIRLAMISSKYLGGNTYLDRGLTAAYNLLSPIGGGRLKAIKTVLVMTDGRSSNPERTYQVAELLHKNNVKVIGVGIGPDASDEELMKLTRDCTLIFKATSFDAAHSSLSSLMLKTCEVIKGIQVPEEP